A single Limanda limanda chromosome 19, fLimLim1.1, whole genome shotgun sequence DNA region contains:
- the efna1a gene encoding ephrin-A1a, with the protein MDLVWIVGFAVSAFAWCASSERHSVYWNSTNQKFLFDDYAVEVKLNDYLDIVCPHYPEGEVLSLDAERYVLYMVELEDYESCKPQSYDQMRWECGHPFAPHAPEKFSEKFQRFTPFTLGKEFRQGESYYYISKPLHHHGQECLRLRVDVIAADGSQEARVAKGGTGGAGAGAGGGVHNPSNRLPLADEPVVILPDVRESKRTNSAAAASSLSILSLLVPFSLLLLLH; encoded by the exons atgGATTTGGTTTGGATTGTGGGCTTCGCAGTGAGCGCGTTCGCGTGGTGCGCGTCCTCGGAGCGGCACAGCGTCTACTGGAACAGCACCAACCAAAA gTTCCTATTCGACGACTACGCTGTGGAGGTGAAGCTCAATGACTACCTGGACATCGTGTGCCCCCATTACCCCGAGGGCGAGGTGCTGTCGCTGGACGCCGAGCGCTACGTGCTCTACATGGTGGAGCTCGAGGACTACGAATCCTGCAAACCCCAATCCTACGACCAGATGCGCTGGGAGTGCGGCCACCCGTTTGCCCCTCACGCCCCGGAGAAGTTCTCTGAAAAGTTCCAGCGTTTTACTCCTTTCACTCTGGGAAAAGAGTTTCGCCAAGGAGAAAGCTACTATTATATCT CCAAGCCTTTGCATCACCACGGACAAGAGTGCCTCAGGCTCCGTGTGGACGTCATAGCTGCTGATG GCTCCCAGGAGGCCAGAGTTGCTAAAGGAGGCACAGGTGGAGCCGGAGCTGGAGCCGGGGGTGGGGTTCACAACCCCTCCAACAGATTGCCTTTAG CAGATGAACCGGTGGTAATCCTGCCAGATGTCCGGGAGAGCAAACGGACGAACTCTGCAGCGGCGGCTTCATCCCTCTCAATCCTCTCACTGCTCGTCCCATTTTCATTACTGCTATTGTTGCACTGa